A genomic region of Leptolyngbya sp. NIES-2104 contains the following coding sequences:
- the psbE gene encoding cytochrome b559 subunit alpha, whose translation MAGTTGERPFGDIVTSIRYWVIHSITIPALFIAGWLFVSTGLAYDVFGTPRPNEYYPTARQEQLPIVSNRSEAKQQVDKFASQVGK comes from the coding sequence ATGGCAGGTACTACTGGTGAGCGTCCGTTTGGGGACATTGTTACAAGCATTCGCTATTGGGTGATTCACAGCATCACGATTCCTGCATTGTTTATTGCAGGTTGGTTGTTTGTCAGCACTGGCTTGGCATACGACGTATTCGGAACGCCTCGTCCGAATGAATACTATCCGACTGCCCGCCAAGAACAGTTGCCGATCGTAAGCAACCGATCTGAAGCGAAACAACAGGTAGACAAATTTGCATCGCAGGTTGGCAAGTAG